A genomic window from Candidatus Eremiobacteraceae bacterium includes:
- a CDS encoding redox-sensing transcriptional repressor Rex, whose translation MINLPRLFLYHRGLEDSVREGVTLLTSEDLSARVGRGISSAQVRKDLSRLGPLGRRGQGYNVIGLMRKLGRLLGLDRDWRIAIVGFGYLGHALAGFLEYREEKFHIGGIFDSDPSLVGTRWHGVRISHVDDMEKVLPALECSMGVVTVPPDAAQSVAERLTACGIGALLNFAPTKLKLPARIAVRTIDLASELSILTHHLRRGLRD comes from the coding sequence GTGATCAACTTGCCGCGATTGTTCCTCTATCATCGCGGACTCGAAGACAGCGTGCGCGAAGGCGTCACGCTGCTGACGTCTGAGGATCTCTCCGCGCGAGTCGGTCGCGGCATCTCATCAGCGCAGGTGCGCAAGGATCTATCGCGGCTGGGGCCGCTGGGGCGCCGCGGTCAAGGCTACAACGTCATCGGGCTCATGCGAAAACTCGGCCGCCTGCTCGGACTCGATCGCGACTGGCGCATCGCGATCGTGGGGTTCGGCTACCTCGGTCACGCGCTCGCGGGTTTTCTTGAGTATCGCGAGGAGAAATTTCATATCGGGGGCATTTTTGACAGCGATCCTTCGCTCGTCGGCACTCGATGGCACGGCGTGCGCATCAGTCACGTGGACGACATGGAGAAAGTGCTTCCGGCGCTGGAGTGCTCCATGGGAGTCGTGACGGTTCCACCCGATGCGGCGCAGTCGGTCGCCGAGCGGCTGACCGCGTGCGGCATCGGCGCGCTGCTCAATTTCGCTCCCACAAAACTGAAACTGCCGGCGCGCATCGCCGTGCGCACGATCGATCTGGCGTCCGAGCTCTCGATTCTCACCCATCATCTGCGTCGCGGCCTGCGCGATTAG
- a CDS encoding UbiA-like polyprenyltransferase — MIANLRLFLDEIKIEHTLFALPFAYVGALLARGGFPSWGALIWITVAVAGARTAAMAANRLIDARMDAKNPRTAARAVASGKLAPSVMVWAIVLGLVALVVAAFELNPLCLALVPLAALGLVIYPYMKRVGWGVHFFLGAVDALAPLGAWIAISGRFETGAWLLFGAVTLWVAGFDILYALMDRDFDLRERIASIPARFGEGSGRIVPQLLHLGVAGLLALLGVAVGAAGWYWAGVGAALLLCIFEWSLIRSRRDVFSLNAAVFNANMLFSVIFLCTTLASIAAGETSHAFSQL, encoded by the coding sequence ATGATCGCAAACTTGCGATTGTTCCTCGACGAGATCAAGATCGAACACACGCTGTTCGCGCTGCCGTTTGCGTATGTCGGCGCGCTGCTCGCTCGGGGCGGTTTTCCGTCGTGGGGCGCGCTCATCTGGATCACGGTCGCGGTCGCCGGAGCTCGGACAGCTGCGATGGCCGCGAATCGTCTCATCGACGCGCGCATGGACGCGAAGAATCCGCGCACTGCCGCGCGCGCTGTGGCATCCGGCAAACTTGCTCCCTCGGTCATGGTGTGGGCGATCGTGCTCGGTCTCGTCGCACTCGTCGTCGCGGCGTTCGAACTCAACCCGCTCTGCCTGGCGCTCGTGCCGCTCGCCGCTCTCGGCCTCGTTATCTATCCATATATGAAACGCGTCGGCTGGGGAGTGCACTTCTTCCTCGGCGCGGTCGATGCGCTGGCGCCGCTCGGCGCCTGGATCGCGATCTCCGGAAGATTTGAGACGGGCGCATGGCTGCTTTTCGGCGCCGTCACGTTGTGGGTGGCCGGTTTCGACATCCTCTACGCGCTCATGGATCGCGATTTTGACCTCCGAGAACGCATCGCATCGATTCCCGCGCGCTTCGGCGAAGGGAGTGGGCGCATCGTGCCGCAACTCTTGCATCTCGGAGTCGCGGGATTGCTGGCTCTGCTCGGGGTCGCCGTGGGCGCCGCCGGATGGTACTGGGCCGGAGTCGGGGCGGCGCTCTTGCTGTGTATCTTCGAATGGTCCCTGATCCGGTCCCGACGCGACGTCTTCTCGCTCAACGCCGCGGTATTCAACGCGAACATGCTCTTCTCGGTCATCTTCCTCTGCACGACGCTGGCTTCGATCGCCGCCGGAGAAACCTCGCATGCCTTCTCGCAGCTCTAG
- a CDS encoding NTP transferase domain-containing protein: MIIVAGGEASRLPRKLELPVLGIPMIVRVRRALAPIGACIVAAREPFAQSIAAAIDARVVLDDRPGEGPLAALVTAASFVETPYFFAAAGDMPGLDASFAARIVKAASDASWPDAVVPRWPDGTLEPLAALYATAPWSAAAAAALRAGRRNVTAALHGLRIAHYPLETGDAATLANVNTPEDYRRALASVAADAR, encoded by the coding sequence GTGATCATCGTGGCGGGCGGCGAGGCAAGCCGCCTGCCGCGCAAGCTCGAATTGCCCGTTCTCGGGATTCCGATGATCGTTCGCGTGCGGCGGGCGCTCGCGCCCATCGGCGCATGCATCGTGGCGGCGCGCGAGCCGTTCGCGCAATCGATCGCGGCGGCGATCGACGCGCGCGTCGTCCTCGATGACCGGCCGGGCGAAGGGCCGCTTGCGGCGCTTGTGACGGCCGCGTCGTTTGTTGAGACGCCGTACTTCTTCGCGGCCGCGGGCGACATGCCGGGTCTTGACGCCTCCTTTGCCGCTCGCATCGTGAAGGCCGCATCCGATGCATCCTGGCCGGACGCAGTTGTGCCGCGATGGCCGGACGGAACGCTGGAACCGCTCGCCGCACTCTATGCGACAGCGCCATGGTCGGCCGCGGCGGCGGCTGCGTTGCGCGCCGGCCGCCGCAACGTCACCGCTGCGCTGCACGGCTTACGCATCGCGCACTATCCGCTTGAGACGGGGGACGCTGCGACGCTGGCCAACGTCAACACTCCGGAGGATTACCGCCGCGCGCTCGCCAGCGTCGCGGCGGACGCGCGATGA
- a CDS encoding branched-chain amino acid ABC transporter substrate-binding protein, translated as MPSRSSRIALIAAACASALIVRSSGLALADFPPYAKVVSIVVVAPLSGDQKQFGIDLSNGVQEAVDEANDARGIADYGWVMHSFDDQADPGIAQQQAQFALVDPATTFIIGHIGGQETALALPVYHQNEVPVIIPTSPYAALTQTGYDDVFRLCPTDVEEGRADARYADRTLGSKRVAVVYEQNDYGADAGQGFVNYLAATKIAEKDFPLDVDFKTLKAQVAALKDWAPDLIFLSGSGTDMQKVVPAIRSAGITVPFLATQGFYNDTLLKNLASGADGMTISSCVPPVQFMPTATTFVTRYQQRFGRLSSFSLFGYVAAQIDIAAARTAHSTERRMLDRALSVGTFSTVLGPYSFQPSGDALGADVYFYQYKNSALTYSSSEYPNPLIVH; from the coding sequence ATGCCTTCTCGCAGCTCTAGAATTGCGCTCATCGCCGCCGCCTGCGCGAGCGCCCTCATCGTCCGCTCGAGCGGTCTTGCGCTTGCGGATTTTCCGCCGTACGCTAAGGTCGTATCGATCGTGGTGGTGGCGCCCCTCTCGGGCGATCAGAAGCAGTTCGGCATCGACCTTTCCAACGGCGTGCAAGAGGCAGTCGACGAAGCCAACGATGCGCGCGGTATCGCCGACTATGGTTGGGTCATGCACAGCTTCGACGATCAAGCCGACCCGGGCATCGCGCAGCAGCAAGCGCAGTTCGCGCTCGTCGATCCCGCCACGACGTTCATCATCGGACATATCGGCGGCCAGGAGACCGCGCTGGCCTTGCCCGTCTACCATCAGAACGAAGTGCCCGTCATCATCCCGACCTCGCCGTACGCAGCGCTCACGCAGACCGGATACGATGACGTCTTCCGTCTGTGCCCGACCGACGTCGAAGAGGGCCGCGCCGACGCTCGCTATGCCGACCGCACGCTCGGATCGAAGCGCGTCGCGGTCGTCTACGAGCAGAACGATTACGGCGCGGATGCGGGTCAAGGATTTGTGAACTACTTGGCCGCGACGAAGATCGCGGAGAAAGATTTCCCGCTCGACGTCGACTTCAAGACGCTCAAGGCACAGGTCGCCGCCTTAAAGGACTGGGCGCCGGATCTCATCTTCCTGAGCGGCTCGGGAACCGACATGCAAAAAGTCGTTCCGGCTATCCGCAGCGCTGGCATCACGGTGCCGTTCCTGGCGACGCAAGGCTTCTACAACGACACGCTGTTGAAAAACCTCGCCTCCGGCGCCGACGGCATGACGATCAGCTCATGCGTGCCGCCGGTGCAATTCATGCCGACCGCCACCACGTTCGTCACGCGTTACCAGCAGCGATTCGGCCGTCTCTCGTCGTTTTCGCTATTCGGATACGTCGCAGCGCAGATCGATATCGCGGCTGCGCGCACGGCGCATAGCACCGAGCGGCGGATGCTGGATCGCGCGCTGTCGGTCGGCACGTTCAGCACCGTCCTCGGCCCATACTCGTTCCAACCGTCCGGCGACGCGCTCGGAGCTGATGTCTACTTCTATCAGTATAAGAACAGCGCGCTGACCTACTCGTCATCGGAGTACCCCAATCCGCTGATCGTGCATTGA
- the hemC gene encoding hydroxymethylbilane synthase, whose translation MPVWLVGAGRTAGEQRRDMAATRTAELRIATRSSRLALVQAGIVADALRRRADVSPSIVEISTKGDAAPNRSIAAIGGDGVFVKELEAALLDDRADIAVHSLKDLPTQRTPGVDAGVTLERADARDVLVSRDNRFATVADLPAGAVVGTSSLRRRAQLANVRPDLDIREIRGNVDTRVRKVLDGEFDAALLAYAGMERIGLLDLVGGGAPLELDLFVPAAGQGAIFVQRRAHDERCAELIAPLDHAPTTLATTLERIFLRAVGGGCLAPVGVHAAADAEGGLITIHAFIGSSEGDVAIRLSCTVAARDAEMRAATMAEEMLAAGGREIIASHRDAGA comes from the coding sequence TTGCCCGTATGGCTCGTGGGAGCCGGCCGTACGGCGGGCGAACAGCGACGCGACATGGCGGCAACGCGCACGGCAGAGCTTCGCATCGCAACACGCTCGAGCAGACTCGCGCTTGTTCAGGCCGGCATCGTCGCCGATGCGCTCAGACGCAGAGCGGACGTCTCACCTTCGATCGTCGAGATCAGCACAAAAGGCGATGCCGCACCCAACCGCTCGATCGCTGCGATCGGCGGCGACGGCGTGTTCGTCAAAGAGCTGGAAGCGGCGCTCCTCGACGATCGAGCAGACATCGCGGTGCACTCGCTCAAGGATCTCCCGACGCAACGCACGCCGGGCGTCGACGCGGGGGTCACGCTCGAGCGCGCAGACGCGCGCGACGTCCTCGTCTCGCGCGACAATCGTTTCGCCACGGTCGCGGATCTGCCGGCCGGCGCGGTCGTCGGTACGAGTTCGCTGCGAAGGCGGGCGCAGCTCGCCAACGTGCGTCCTGACCTCGACATCCGCGAGATCCGCGGCAACGTGGATACTCGCGTCCGCAAAGTGCTCGACGGGGAATTCGACGCAGCGCTGCTCGCGTATGCCGGCATGGAACGCATTGGGCTGCTCGATCTCGTCGGCGGGGGCGCACCGCTTGAGCTCGATCTCTTCGTTCCGGCAGCCGGCCAAGGGGCGATCTTCGTCCAGCGGCGCGCGCACGACGAGCGCTGTGCCGAACTGATCGCGCCGCTCGATCACGCGCCGACAACTCTTGCGACGACGCTCGAACGCATATTTTTGCGCGCCGTCGGCGGCGGCTGTCTCGCACCGGTCGGGGTGCACGCGGCCGCCGATGCGGAAGGCGGGCTCATCACGATCCACGCGTTTATCGGCTCATCGGAAGGCGACGTCGCCATTCGCCTGTCGTGCACGGTCGCCGCGCGCGACGCAGAGATGCGTGCTGCAACGATGGCGGAAGAGATGCTCGCGGCCGGCGGTCGCGAGATCATCGCGAGCCACCGGGATGCGGGAGCGTAG
- the hemB gene encoding porphobilinogen synthase, with translation MRERSAMDLSQRPRRLRVNPAMRALVAEHAVRVENLIEPLFVVPGSGVREEIASMPGVCRLSVDELVEDAKRIAALGIPAILLFGIPPEKDDAASWLARDDGPVQRAIVAVKQALPKMLVVTDLCACEYTSHGHCGVVREDGTIDNDRSVELLVGGALSYARCGADIIAPSDMMDGRVGAIRAGLDAGGFVDTAIMSYAAKYASAFYGPFRHAAGSTPAFGDRRTHQMDAPNAREAVKEALLDASEGADIIMVKPALAYLDIVRAVRDAVNLPVAVFNVSGEYAMLKAAAREGWIDEEGAVDEALVSFKRAGADIIITYFARSYAARVARR, from the coding sequence ATGCGGGAGCGTAGCGCGATGGACCTGTCGCAGCGGCCGCGCCGCCTACGCGTGAATCCGGCGATGCGCGCGCTCGTCGCCGAACATGCCGTGCGCGTTGAGAATCTCATCGAGCCGCTGTTCGTCGTGCCCGGCTCGGGGGTGCGCGAAGAGATCGCATCTATGCCGGGCGTGTGCCGTCTCTCGGTGGATGAGCTTGTCGAAGATGCGAAGAGAATCGCGGCGCTCGGCATCCCCGCGATACTGCTCTTCGGCATTCCGCCGGAAAAGGACGATGCCGCATCCTGGCTCGCGCGCGACGACGGCCCCGTGCAGCGGGCGATCGTCGCCGTCAAGCAAGCGTTGCCCAAGATGCTCGTCGTGACCGATCTGTGCGCATGCGAGTACACGTCGCACGGCCACTGCGGCGTCGTGCGCGAAGACGGCACGATCGACAACGACCGCAGCGTCGAACTGCTCGTGGGCGGTGCGCTGTCGTACGCGCGATGCGGCGCGGACATCATCGCCCCGTCGGATATGATGGACGGCCGAGTCGGAGCGATCCGCGCGGGACTGGACGCCGGCGGCTTTGTCGACACAGCGATCATGTCGTATGCCGCAAAATATGCGTCCGCGTTCTACGGACCGTTTCGCCATGCCGCTGGATCGACGCCGGCGTTCGGCGACCGGCGGACGCACCAGATGGATGCGCCGAACGCGCGCGAGGCGGTCAAGGAAGCGCTGCTCGATGCATCCGAGGGCGCCGATATCATCATGGTCAAGCCGGCGCTCGCGTATCTGGACATCGTGCGGGCGGTTCGCGACGCCGTGAACCTGCCTGTCGCCGTCTTCAACGTGAGCGGTGAGTACGCGATGTTGAAAGCCGCCGCCCGCGAAGGCTGGATCGATGAAGAGGGTGCAGTCGACGAAGCTCTCGTCTCGTTCAAGCGCGCCGGCGCAGATATCATCATCACCTATTTCGCCCGCTCGTATGCCGCCCGCGTCGCCCGGCGCTGA
- a CDS encoding DUF92 domain-containing protein, with protein sequence MTELAGADTSGIAARAVVGLIVAALIALAGLRTRALTGSGAVAAVFVGSAVYAGAGLACAAALIMFFATGSALSHAGADVAGSGAKRDARQVLANGGVAALCALASAAFQWLGSPFAADGLALAAIISIAGSAGDTWASEIGSRAGGRPRLITTFAEVPPRTDGAVTWLGSAAAVVGGALVGLTGGFFGFGGAVFWGAAIGAISGLVGSTIDSLLGATVQSTWYCRACDESSEATPHSCGATAAHVRGIIGVDNDGVNALTSACLAGLAAAAWFLFARIM encoded by the coding sequence GTGACCGAACTCGCGGGGGCTGATACCAGCGGCATCGCAGCGCGCGCCGTCGTCGGACTGATCGTCGCGGCGCTCATCGCGCTTGCGGGGCTGCGCACGCGCGCGCTGACCGGATCGGGCGCGGTCGCCGCCGTATTCGTCGGTTCGGCTGTCTACGCCGGAGCCGGGCTCGCGTGCGCGGCGGCACTCATCATGTTCTTTGCGACCGGCAGCGCGCTCTCTCATGCCGGCGCCGACGTCGCGGGCAGCGGCGCGAAACGAGACGCGCGTCAAGTTCTGGCGAATGGCGGGGTCGCCGCGCTGTGCGCACTTGCGAGCGCTGCATTCCAATGGCTCGGATCACCGTTCGCTGCGGACGGTCTTGCGCTTGCCGCGATCATCTCGATCGCCGGCTCGGCCGGAGACACGTGGGCGTCGGAAATCGGTTCACGAGCCGGCGGGCGGCCGCGGCTGATCACGACCTTCGCCGAAGTGCCGCCGCGAACGGACGGTGCCGTTACTTGGCTTGGAAGCGCCGCGGCGGTCGTCGGCGGAGCGCTCGTCGGCCTTACCGGCGGATTCTTCGGCTTTGGCGGGGCCGTCTTTTGGGGCGCCGCGATCGGGGCCATATCCGGGCTTGTCGGTTCGACGATCGACTCGCTGCTCGGCGCGACCGTTCAGTCGACTTGGTACTGTCGCGCGTGTGATGAGTCGAGCGAAGCAACGCCGCATTCGTGCGGCGCGACTGCGGCCCACGTGCGCGGTATCATCGGCGTGGACAACGACGGGGTGAACGCATTGACTTCAGCGTGCCTTGCCGGCCTCGCCGCCGCGGCGTGGTTCTTGTTCGCTCGGATCATGTAG
- a CDS encoding uroporphyrinogen-III synthase — translation MLLTRASAAGDRTESDLRELGASVVTMPLVRISPPADTQPLASAAERADSFDWIAFTSVNGVEGFARARGSAQPPRARIAAVGDATARAVTRLLGRTPDLVPGTFTAAALGKALAESVRDGEAVLIVQAADARPDLARALSHLTPAPRVVAAYETIPVVAPQSRAAVAEADIIILASGSAARSLAAALSPSPVDALSDKIIACIGPVTADEARQSGIPVSIVARESTMRGVIEALVEHVTAS, via the coding sequence GTGCTGCTGACGCGCGCTTCGGCCGCCGGCGATCGGACGGAATCCGATCTTCGAGAGCTCGGTGCTTCCGTCGTGACGATGCCGCTCGTGCGCATCTCGCCGCCCGCGGATACGCAGCCGCTCGCAAGCGCAGCCGAGCGCGCCGACTCATTCGATTGGATCGCCTTCACGAGCGTCAACGGAGTTGAAGGATTTGCGCGAGCTCGCGGATCGGCACAGCCGCCGCGCGCGCGCATCGCGGCTGTCGGAGACGCGACGGCGCGCGCGGTGACGCGGCTCCTCGGCCGCACTCCCGATCTCGTGCCCGGTACCTTCACGGCGGCCGCTCTCGGCAAGGCGCTCGCGGAGAGTGTCCGTGACGGCGAGGCGGTGCTCATCGTTCAGGCGGCGGATGCGCGACCGGATCTCGCTCGCGCGCTTTCCCATCTCACGCCGGCTCCACGAGTCGTCGCAGCGTACGAGACGATTCCGGTCGTTGCGCCACAGAGCCGTGCCGCGGTCGCGGAAGCAGACATCATCATCTTGGCGTCTGGGAGCGCCGCGCGCAGTCTCGCCGCGGCTCTATCACCGTCGCCGGTCGACGCGCTCTCCGACAAAATCATCGCCTGCATCGGGCCGGTCACGGCCGACGAGGCTCGGCAGAGCGGTATCCCAGTGTCGATCGTCGCGCGCGAATCGACGATGCGAGGCGTGATCGAAGCGCTTGTCGAGCACGTAACCGCATCGTGA
- the hemL gene encoding glutamate-1-semialdehyde 2,1-aminomutase, translating to MNTRPRSAALFEAANKVIPGGVNSPVRAFRAVGGTPLFIARGQGSRIFDEDGREYLDYVGSWGPLILGHADQAVVQAIENAARMGTSFGAPTAAEVTLAELVRLAFPSIERVRFVNSGTEACMSALRLARAYTKREKIVKCAGCYHGHADGLLVAAGSGALTLGIPNSPGVTKAQAADTIVVPYNDAAALGEAFARYPEQIAAVIVEPVAGNMGLIPPLPGYLQKVRDICTRAGSILIFDEVMTGFRVALGGAQNAFGITPDLTVLGKIIGAGLPVGAFGGRAAIMDRLAPAGDVYQAGTLSGNPLAMAAGIAQLRELMLPGVYEMLDEKTEMLVSGLRSAFSGAGVAAQFARAGSMWGLFFSAAPVTDLASAQAADTKAYAAFFHAMLDRGVYLAPSQFEAAFVSTAHSPDDIRFTIESARAALA from the coding sequence ATGAACACCCGGCCACGGTCAGCGGCCCTCTTCGAAGCCGCCAACAAAGTGATTCCAGGCGGCGTGAATTCGCCGGTCCGCGCATTTCGCGCGGTCGGCGGAACGCCGCTGTTCATCGCGCGCGGCCAAGGCTCGCGCATTTTTGACGAAGACGGCCGCGAGTACCTCGACTACGTCGGATCGTGGGGCCCGCTGATCTTGGGGCACGCCGATCAAGCCGTGGTGCAGGCCATCGAAAACGCTGCGCGCATGGGCACGTCGTTCGGAGCGCCGACGGCGGCTGAGGTGACGCTTGCAGAACTCGTTCGACTCGCGTTTCCGTCCATCGAACGCGTGCGCTTCGTCAACTCGGGGACAGAAGCGTGCATGAGCGCGCTGCGACTCGCGCGCGCATACACGAAACGCGAGAAGATCGTCAAGTGCGCGGGCTGCTATCACGGGCACGCGGACGGTCTGCTCGTCGCTGCCGGGTCGGGCGCGCTGACGCTCGGCATCCCGAATTCTCCCGGCGTGACGAAAGCGCAGGCAGCCGACACGATCGTCGTGCCGTACAACGATGCCGCGGCTCTTGGCGAAGCGTTCGCGCGCTACCCTGAGCAGATCGCCGCGGTGATCGTCGAACCCGTCGCGGGCAACATGGGACTCATCCCTCCGCTGCCGGGCTATCTGCAAAAGGTGCGCGACATCTGCACGCGCGCCGGCTCGATCTTGATCTTCGACGAAGTCATGACCGGATTCCGCGTCGCGTTGGGCGGTGCGCAAAACGCGTTCGGCATCACGCCCGATCTCACAGTGCTCGGCAAGATCATCGGCGCCGGTCTTCCGGTCGGCGCGTTCGGCGGAAGAGCGGCCATCATGGATCGCCTCGCTCCGGCGGGCGACGTCTATCAAGCAGGCACGTTATCGGGAAACCCGCTCGCCATGGCAGCAGGCATCGCGCAGCTCCGCGAACTCATGCTCCCCGGCGTTTACGAGATGTTAGACGAGAAGACGGAGATGCTCGTCAGCGGCTTGCGCTCGGCGTTTTCCGGCGCGGGGGTCGCGGCGCAATTCGCGCGCGCGGGCTCGATGTGGGGCCTATTCTTCAGCGCCGCGCCCGTCACGGATCTCGCCTCCGCACAAGCCGCCGACACCAAGGCGTACGCGGCATTCTTCCACGCGATGCTCGATCGAGGCGTGTATCTCGCGCCGTCGCAGTTCGAAGCCGCCTTCGTCTCGACGGCGCATAGCCCCGACGATATACGATTCACGATCGAAAGCGCGCGCGCGGCGCTCGCATGA
- the hemA gene encoding glutamyl-tRNA reductase, producing MPIVMLGLSHRTAPPHIRDRHSFPPERVVEALGALHDYPEIREAAIVATCNRLEIYAEVHELEDGVAQIKEFLTTYRSMRVEDFDKYLYTMLGAEAVEQLLRVSCGLDSMLVGEAEILAQVKSALRAAQHAGTAGSIMERLFRKGLESGKRARTETGIGGDAVSLGSAAVELAARHIDLRSARALVVGAGKMGSIVARHLRARNVADLVIANRTIARAKQLAAELAGHAAELSALPALLADADLVISAIGAGTTQISSHALTERMRARKNAPLLIIDVATPRDVEPEAGEIEGVSLYELSDLRTVVEMHLKRRRAHMPAVEAIVAENTRAFMRWYRSRAAAPLIADLRRRAESVRAAEIQKLFERLPELHERERALIESTSLAIVNRLLHAPVTKLRESLADRAEEQTETATLQALLDLDGLHRSLERGLRETLAPPPEPSDA from the coding sequence GTGCCTATCGTCATGCTTGGTCTGAGTCACCGCACCGCGCCGCCCCATATCCGCGACCGGCACTCGTTTCCGCCTGAGCGGGTGGTCGAAGCGCTTGGCGCGCTCCACGACTATCCGGAAATCCGCGAAGCGGCGATCGTCGCCACGTGCAATAGGCTCGAGATCTATGCGGAAGTCCACGAACTCGAGGACGGCGTCGCGCAGATCAAAGAATTCCTGACCACGTACCGTTCGATGCGCGTCGAGGATTTCGACAAGTATCTCTATACAATGCTCGGTGCGGAAGCCGTCGAGCAGCTGCTTCGAGTCTCGTGCGGACTCGATTCAATGCTGGTCGGAGAAGCCGAGATCCTCGCCCAAGTCAAGTCGGCATTGCGCGCCGCGCAGCACGCCGGCACCGCCGGAAGCATCATGGAGCGGCTGTTCCGCAAAGGGCTGGAGTCGGGCAAGCGCGCGCGCACCGAGACGGGCATCGGCGGGGATGCGGTTTCGCTCGGTTCTGCCGCAGTCGAACTCGCGGCGCGGCACATCGATCTGCGTTCGGCGCGCGCCCTCGTGGTGGGCGCCGGCAAAATGGGTTCGATCGTCGCGCGGCATCTGCGCGCTCGCAACGTCGCCGACCTCGTCATCGCCAATCGCACGATAGCACGAGCCAAACAGCTCGCTGCGGAACTAGCGGGTCACGCGGCCGAGCTGAGTGCGCTTCCGGCTCTCCTCGCAGATGCGGATCTCGTGATCAGCGCGATCGGCGCCGGCACGACACAGATCTCAAGCCACGCCTTGACCGAGCGGATGCGTGCGCGCAAGAATGCTCCGCTGCTCATCATCGACGTCGCGACGCCGCGTGACGTCGAGCCGGAGGCAGGCGAGATAGAGGGCGTATCGCTGTACGAGCTGTCCGATCTGCGCACTGTCGTCGAGATGCATCTCAAACGGCGGCGCGCGCACATGCCCGCGGTCGAAGCCATCGTGGCCGAGAACACCCGCGCGTTCATGCGCTGGTACCGCTCCCGGGCGGCTGCTCCGCTGATCGCCGACTTGCGGCGGCGCGCGGAATCCGTGCGCGCCGCCGAGATCCAAAAACTTTTCGAGCGTCTGCCCGAGCTGCACGAGCGAGAACGCGCACTTATCGAATCGACAAGTCTCGCGATCGTCAACCGCTTGCTGCATGCGCCGGTCACAAAGCTGCGCGAGAGCCTCGCCGATCGAGCCGAGGAGCAAACCGAGACCGCGACACTCCAGGCGCTGCTCGATTTGGACGGGCTGCACCGCAGCCTCGAGCGCGGGCTGCGTGAGACGCTCGCGCCTCCGCCGGAGCCGTCAGACGCCTGA